One Betaproteobacteria bacterium genomic window, CCCAGCAAAGTTTGGAAAGCCAGCCCGTCGTTCACGCCCTCCACCAGCTTATCGATGGCCTGCGGCTGGTCTCCGGCCGGAAGAAAAGGTTGGTGTAATCGAAAAGGGCTGTTGGGGAAGGTAAGGATCACGAGTAAAATGCGCGCCCTAAATCTAAGCCGGGCAGTCTATCACGCGGCCTATTTTCGCCGCTGGCTGTTAGCGCACCCACCGCCAACCCTAAGGAACACTACATGAGCACTTCGCCACTCGCCAGCGTGCCAATGGCGCCTCGCGATCCCATTCTTGGCGTCACCGAAGCCTACAACGCCGATAAGAACCCCAACAAGGTCAATCTCGGCGTGGGAATCTACTACGACGACAACGGCAAGGTGCCCCTACTCGAGTGCGTCAAACGCGCCGAGCGGCAAATGATGGAGAACCTGATGCCGCGCGCCTATCTGCCCATCGAGGGCATCGCCGCCTACGATAAGGCAGTGCAGCAACTGGTATTCGGCGCTCGCCATCCCGCAGCGCTGGAGAATCGCATCATCACCGTGCAAGCCTTGGGCGGTACCGGCGGCCTCAAGATCGGTGCGGATCTTCTGAAGCGCTTGGTACCCAACGCGCAAGTATGGATCAGCGATCCCAGTTGGGAAAACCACCGTGCCATCTTCGAGAACGCTGGCTTCGTGGTCAACACCTACCCCTATTACGATGCCGCCAGCAAGGGCGTCGGCTTCGGTGCCATGCTGAAATCGCTGCAAGCCTTGCCCGCGGGCGCCATCGTCGTGTTGCACGCCTGCTGTCACAACCCCACGGGAGCCGATCTGAGCACGGAACAATGGGACAAGGTGCGAGAGACAGTCATCACGCGCGGCTTGATTCCCTTCCTCGACATCGCCTACCAGGGTTTCGCCGATGGCATCGAGGCGGATGCCGCCATGGTGCGTACCTTTGCCAAAGCGGCGAATCCGGTATTCGTGTCGAATTCCTTCTCCAAGTCTTTTTCCCTGTACGGCGAGCGCGTGGGCGCGTTGAGCGTGGTGACCGCCAGCGCGGACGAAGCGGCCCGCGCCTTGAGCCAGCTCAAACGCGTCGTGCGCACCAACTACTCCAACCCGCCCACCCACGGCGGGCAAGTGGTAGCCACCGTGCTCAACAATCCCGAGCTGCGAAATCTCTGGGAGGATGAACTCGGCCAGATGCGAATCCAAATTCGCGGCATGCGGGAAAAGCTCGTGGCCTTGCTGAAGGCGAAGCTCCCTTATGCCGATTACAGCTTCGTCATCCGCCAGCGCGGGATGTTCTCCTATTCCGGTTTGAGCAAGGAGCAAGTGGGAAAGCTGCGTGAGACGTATTCCATCTACGCCATCGACTCCGGCCGCATCTGCGTCGCGGCGCTCAACACGCGCAACATAGAGTACGTGACGAACGCCATCGCCGCTATTGCCTAGACTTGGGTGCTGGTGCTTCCGCCGGTGCATCCTTCTTCTTGGGCTTGGGCCGGAACAGTTTCTTGGCCAGACCGCTGGCCTTCATCCCAAGCGTAGTCCCCAACCCCGGCCCCAACACCGCCGTGCCGATGGCCGCTCCCGCCATCGCAGTTTTGGAGGGAAAGACGCGCGGAGCTTCCGTGGTGCCGGATATCGCCAGTTCCGGTGTGCCGATGAGGGATGCGGTGCCCTTGAAGTCAATACTCATATCGCCATCCAAGGTCGTGTCCTTGGCGACTAGCACATGGCCTTTCGCCTTCAAGGCACCCGATTCGATGTAGAGATCGTTGTACTGCATACCCGCGGGGCCCATTTCCAAGTGCCCCTTCAACTGATCGAACTTGGTGTCGCCTTTCGCGTCGCCTCCCAGCAACCCCTTCACCGCGCCCATGAGATCGATCCCACGCAACACCCCTTCATGGATATCGAAATCGGCATTGACCAACATCGCCTCCATCATCGCCGCGCCCGTGGGCCCCTCCCCTGCAAACTGGCCTTCGGCCTTAAGCTGGCCCTCTAGCCGCGCCTTGGATTTCAGCGCCAGCAGAAAAGGCTGCAACGCGATTCGGCCTCCCTTGAAGTTACCCGTCAACTGGCTACCGTTTTTCCAATGATATGCCGCATCGGCGGTGAGCGCACCTCCATAGAGCGAGGCAGTGAGCCGTTCGATATCGAGCCCAGCGGCGGACGCCTTGCCTTGGGCATCCAGCCGCGTGATTTCAACGGGCGGCCCAAGCGGAAGTTTCCAGCCAAGCGCGA contains:
- a CDS encoding aspartate/tyrosine/aromatic aminotransferase yields the protein MAPRDPILGVTEAYNADKNPNKVNLGVGIYYDDNGKVPLLECVKRAERQMMENLMPRAYLPIEGIAAYDKAVQQLVFGARHPAALENRIITVQALGGTGGLKIGADLLKRLVPNAQVWISDPSWENHRAIFENAGFVVNTYPYYDAASKGVGFGAMLKSLQALPAGAIVVLHACCHNPTGADLSTEQWDKVRETVITRGLIPFLDIAYQGFADGIEADAAMVRTFAKAANPVFVSNSFSKSFSLYGERVGALSVVTASADEAARALSQLKRVVRTNYSNPPTHGGQVVATVLNNPELRNLWEDELGQMRIQIRGMREKLVALLKAKLPYADYSFVIRQRGMFSYSGLSKEQVGKLRETYSIYAIDSGRICVAALNTRNIEYVTNAIAAIA